One genomic window of Penaeus chinensis breed Huanghai No. 1 chromosome 35, ASM1920278v2, whole genome shotgun sequence includes the following:
- the LOC125044123 gene encoding LOW QUALITY PROTEIN: SWI/SNF-related matrix-associated actin-dependent regulator of chromatin subfamily A containing DEAD/H box 1 homolog (The sequence of the model RefSeq protein was modified relative to this genomic sequence to represent the inferred CDS: deleted 1 base in 1 codon), producing MNGEGVDSAKSDANGNANKKGSLGGGLRNFRMDKEDTAKGQMSMLRYFRNEGKKNAKLPAKDKSDTESPKSTSPVLKSRQAHNKSRDSPAAQDAGSPTKNTTTLVKKPITTISVHTTTSLPDLDAKNSSKSVIEESDDELDNGGEKNTSDTSPVIQRKTVRVMEVSNGTSPSSTSSSSTSTTSRQEGKKAPIRLSKPLFVQPPSPDQKDYDAETDDEDGPPTSSENPLGGVPMKVLINSLSPSKSVSSTSVDQDQDSQDGIFIRVKPVKRARLVVSDDDDDDVIKPPAKKMQLNGHSDSDRITGEDDEKIEQYIETFESLYPKIEKMEMMDVFRKNEWDAQLTIRDLDKLEKERKQKFLQEQRQKREEERHSKNSERELQQMKKNAKRERVRAQKESWKAKAAARIEEQDMEEEEEDYNFGGSKVYDSDADSDTEPDTHMTTDRQLVLQFFNEASVGELAAISGCSKKKAEVVAQIRPFTDWKDIIDKFQTEKYVSTDLLNEAKTILHVRNTVQKLMKKCENIAKEMQTIVSRTVSGEEDAGISKQPSIMNTTLHMKSYQLIGLNWLVLMHQQGLNGVLADEMGLGKTVQAISFLAYIKEVEEPDEISLIVVPSSTLDNWARELEFWCPALSVLQYHGTQDERRGIRIDIMNDNLEETPDVILTTYTMVTTSTEDRALFKKLRFHTIVLDEAHMLKNMASQRYENLMKIKGQRRVLLTGTPLQNNLVELMSILIFVMPQLFDSKKEELKRVFSMFPKSDDSGSKGKFERERIEQAKRIMKPFFLRRLKCDVLKDLPKKTDEVRYAPMSKRQQKIYTETVEAFSRKARQNQIEIEQMNMKNLTELEELEAIGKSPTKSSEVDSSSNMVMTLRKIANHPLLTRKYYDDSKLREISKVLKKTSHRESVLEYIVEDFSVMSDFEIHSTCLMYPAVRKYQMPDELILSSGKFEQLDKILPKLKEEGSRVLIFSQFVMMLDIIEKYVKIRGHKYRRFDGTTQVSERQELIDEFTENEDIFVFLLSTRAGGLGINLTAANTVILHDIDFNPYNDKQAEDRCHRVGQTKPVHIVRLLSKGSIEEGMLQIAQAKLQLERDVTGIGDEQHKKGDVVALLKAALGLAKAEAQSSSSSSGS from the exons ATGAACGGTGAGGGGGTAGACTCTGCCAAGAGTGATGCCAATGGCAATGCCAACAAGAAAGGCTCCCTTGGGGGTGGCCTCAGGAACTTCCGCATGGACAAGGAGGATACGGCCAAAGGGCAGA TGTCCATGCTGAGATACTTcagaaacgaagggaagaagaatgcAAAATTACCTGCAAAAGACAAGTCTGATACAGAAT CTCCCAAGTCGACGAGCCCAGTATTAAAGTCTCGCCAGGCCCACAACAAGAGCCGCGATAGTCCGGCAGCCCAGGATGCAGGCTCCCCAACCAAGAATACGACGACCTTGGTGAAGAAGCCCATAACCACTATATCTGTCCACACAACTACCTCATTACCTGATCTGGATGCCAAAAATTCCTCGAAGTCTGTTATCGAGGAAAGCGATGACGAGTTAGACAACGGTGGCGAAAAAA ATACCTCAGATACCAGCCCAGTGATCCAGCGGAAGACTGTCAGAGTCATGGAAGTGTCAAATGGCACCTcgccctcctctacttcctcttcatctacctccaccaccagcagacaagagggaaagaaggcGCCGATCCGTCTCTCAAAGCCTCTGTTTGTCCAGCCGCCAAGCCCAGACCAGAAGGACTATGATGCGGAAACAGATGACGAGGACggaccccccacctcctccgagAACCCCCTGGGAGGAGTGCCCATGAAGGTTCTAATCAACAGCCTCTCACCCAGCAAGTCTGTCTCAAGCACATCAGTGGACCAGGACCAGGACAGCCAGGATGGTATATTTATTCGGGTCAAG CCTGTGAAGAGAGCTCGCCTTGTGGTAtcagatgacgatgacgatgatgtcaTCAAGCCTCCAGCAAAAAAGATGCAGCTCAACGGCCATTCTGACTCGGATAGGATTACTGGTGAAGACGATGAGAAGATCGAACAGTATATCGAGACATTTGAAAGCCTTTACCCCAAAATTGAGAAGATG gaaatgATGGATGTGTTCAGGAAGAATGAATGGGATGCCCAGTTGACCATAAGAGATTTGGataaattagagaaagagagaaagcaaaagttcctacaagaacagagacagaagagagaagaggagagacattcAAAGAATTCCGAGAGGGAATTACAGCAGATGAAGAAGAATGCCAAAAGAGAAAGGGTCAGAGCACAAAAGGAGTCGTGGAaag CAAAAGCTGCGGCAAGGATAGAGGAGCAAgacatggaagaggaggaggaagactacaATTTTGGAGGGTCAAAGGTGTATGACAG TGATGCTGATTCCGATACGGAACCAGACACACATATGACCACGGACCGACAGCTGGTATTGCAGTTCTTTAACGAGGCATCTGTGGGTGAACTAGCGGCCATCAGCGGCTGCTCTAAGAAGAAAGCTGAAGTTGTTGCCCAGATTAGACCCTTCACCGACTGGAAAGATATT ATTGACAAGTTCCAAACGGAGAAATATGTTAGCACAGACCTCTTGAATGAAGCAAAGACCATCTTGCATGTAAGAAATACAGTGCAGAAGCTTATGAAGAAATGTGAAAACATTGCCAAGGAAATGCAGACCATTGTTTCACGGACTGTGAGTGGGGAGGAAGATGCAGGGATCAGTAAACAGCCAAGCATCATGAATACAAC ATTGCATATGAAGAGCTATCAGCTGATTGGATTAAATTGGCTAGTCCTTATGCACCAGCAAGGCCTGAATGGTGTTCTTGCTGATGAAATGGGCCTCGGGAAGACTGTCCAGGCCATCTCCTTCCTGGCTTACATTAAGGAAGTGGAGGAACCTGACGAAATAAGTCTGATTGTGGTCCCTTCCTCTACGCTTG ATAACTGGGCACGAGAACTGGAATTTTGGTGCCCCGCTCTCTCCGTTCTCCAATACCATGGAACCCAAGATGAAAGGAGAGGCATTCGCATTGACATCATGAATGACAATCTTGAAGAGACACCCGACGTTATCCTGACCAC ATACACTATGGTGACAACGAGCACAGAAGACCGAGCCTTGTTCAAGAAGCTAAGATTCCATACTATAGTCTTAGATGAAGCCCACATGCTGAAAAACATGGCTTCACAGCGCTATGAAAATCTCATGAAGATTAAG gGTCAACGGCGTGTACTGCTTACTGGTACTCCACTACAAAACAATCTCGTAGAACTAATGTCCATTCTCATATTTGTCATGCCGCAGCTGTTCGATAGCAAGAAGGAAGAGCTGAAGAGAGTGTTTTCAATGTTTCCT AAATCAGATGATAGTGGCAGCAAGGGAAAGTTTGAGCGCGAGAGGATAGAACAAGCCAAAAGAATCATGAAACCTTTCTTCTTGCGGAGATTAAAGTGCGATGTACTTAAG GACCTACCAAAGAAAACAGATGAGGTCAGATATGCCCCCATGTCTAAACGGCAACAGAAAATATACACCGAAACTGTAGAAGCTTTCAGTAGAAAAGCAAGACAGAATCAG ATTGAGATTGAACAGATGAACATGAAGAACCTGACCGAATTGGAGGAGCTGGAGGCCATAGGGAAGTCCCCGACAAAGAGCTCGGAGGTGGACAGCAGCTCAAACATGGTGATGACCCTCAGGAAAATCGCAAACCATCCACTACTTACTAG gAAGTACTATGATGATAGCAAGCTAAGAGAAATATCCAAGGTCCTAAAGAAGACATCGCACCGGGAGTCCGTGTTAGAGTATATTGTCGAAGATTTCTCTGTCATGTCTGACTTTGAGATCCACTCAACATGTCTCATGTATCCT gctgTTAGGAAATACCAGATGCCTGATGAACTCATCCTCAGTTCGGGCAAGTTTGAGCAGTTAGACAAGATTCTTCCTAAGCTGAAGGAGGAGG gatCTAGAGTGTTGATATTTTCCCAGTTTGTGATGATGTTGGACATCATTGAAAAATATGTCAAGATCAGAGGTCACAAGTACAGAAGATTTGATGGTACTACCCAAGTGTCTGAAAG ACAAGAACTGATTGATGAGTTTACGGAGAATGAAGACATCTTCGTCTTTCTGCTCTCAACCCGTGCTGGTGGCCTGGGCATCAACCTCACTGCAGCCAATACCGTGATTCTCCATGACATAGACTTCAACCCATACAATGACAAGCAGGCTGAGGACCGTTGCCACAGGGTTGGCCAGACTAA
- the LOC125044241 gene encoding uncharacterized protein LOC125044241 isoform X2, with the protein MEPHPKRRKRPSFSDEELRVLLQEVSKRKKVLLGKFDAISVTVQSKVEAWDAVTEAINGVSCVMREREEVRRKFAHHRWFVKKKAKAKGRRGGKTSDADTLSDPEEAMLSMISETVSNSHSGVCESESPLRSVCEDTSEAVRLTPLRSDIEDHSVGKSDFISSNADHSLRGLRNFRMNRRGADSVQKLNDDTEGTPLRIENEETNPTETDISDVVTSRSTMEGLRHFRIDKEEISKDQTLLLRYFRKEMKSSGNSKLTKKDHHSNSEKLKIWSHEGVLQLVEAYRTHMHMFSMTSLNSSQIWCKIAEALQDSGYTYTGELCKRKMQNLSTRYKSITENQENGRGRIKWSKWEYFDTMQDLFAGSPSGDTSFETSLDLSLPTDPDDDPLQVDEVKTEQDCLSPEYTDDSLQWSGVKTEFCHSSSEPDNYSLSWEDVKTEESSLFPEPVEDLLPWSGVKVELCSSSNTVH; encoded by the exons atggaaCCGCACCCGAAGAGGAGGAAGCGACCCTCCTTCAGCGACGAGGAACTCCGCGTCCTCCTCCAAGAGGTGTCCAAGAGGAAGAAGGTTCTCTTAGGGAAATTCGACGCCATTTCCGTCACCGTCCAGAGCAAGGTCGAGGCCTGGGATGCTGTGACAGAGGCCATTAATGGGGTGAGCTGTgtcatgagggagagggaggaggtgaggaggaagttCGCGCACCACAGGTGGTTCGTGAAGAAGAAGGccaaggcgaaggggaggagag GGGGTAAGACAAGCGACGCAGATACCTTAAGCGACCCGGAGGAGGCAATGTTGTCGATGATAAGTGAGACCGTGAGCAACAGTCACTCAGGTGTTTGTGAATCTGAAAGTCCCTTGAGGTCTGTGTGTGAAG ACACTAGTGAAGCAGTTAGGCTGACGCCCTTGAGATCAGACATAGAAGACCACAGCGTAGGGAAAAGCGACTTCATCAGCTCCAATGCAGATCATTCATTAAGAGGACTTCGGAACTTTAGGATGAATAGGAGAGGAGCAGATAGTGTTCAAA AGCTTAATGATGACACTGAGGGGACCCCATTAAGAATAGAAAATGAAGAGACAAATCCAACTGAGACTGATATTAGTGACGTTGTTACGAGCAGAAGCACGATGGAAGGCCTACGACATTTCCGGATAGATAAGGAGGAAATTAGCAAAGATCAGA CCCTGTTGCTGCGGTATTTTAGGAAAGAAATGAAGTCCAGTGGAAATTCAAAATTAACCAAGAAGGACCACCACTCAAATTCAGAAA AACTTAAAATCTGGAGTCATGAAGGTGTGCTCCAACTAGTAGAAGCATACAGGACCCATATGCACATGTTCAGTATGACCTCTCTGAACAGCAGCCAGATATGGTGTAAAATTGCAGAGGCATTACAGGACAGTGGCTACACGTACACAGGAGAATTATGTAAAAGGAAGATGCAGAATTTAAGTACTAG GTACAAATCCATCACAGAAAACCAAGAGAATGGCAGGGGAAGAATCAAATGGAGTAAATGGGAATATTTTGACACCATGCAGGATCTCTTTGCCGGCAGCCCAAGTGGAGACACCTCGTTTGAGACCTCCTTAGACCTTTCATTACCTACTG ACCCTGATGATGATCCCTTACAAGTGGATGAAGTCAAGACAGAGCAAGACTGTCTTTCACCAGAATACACTGATGACTCTTTACAGTGGAGTGGGGTTAAGACAGAATTCTGTCATTCATCATCGGAACCTGATAACTACTCTTTATCATGGGAGGATGTTAAAACAGAGGAGAGCTCGCTTTTCCCAGAGCCTGTTGAGGATTTACTGCCCTGGAGTGGTGTCAAGGTTGAACTTTGCTCATCATCTAATACAGTACATTAA
- the LOC125044241 gene encoding uncharacterized protein LOC125044241 isoform X1 — protein MEPHPKRRKRPSFSDEELRVLLQEVSKRKKVLLGKFDAISVTVQSKVEAWDAVTEAINGVSCVMREREEVRRKFAHHRWFVKKKAKAKGRRGGKTSDADTLSDPEEAMLSMISETVSNSHSGVCESESPLRSVCEADTSEAVRLTPLRSDIEDHSVGKSDFISSNADHSLRGLRNFRMNRRGADSVQKLNDDTEGTPLRIENEETNPTETDISDVVTSRSTMEGLRHFRIDKEEISKDQTLLLRYFRKEMKSSGNSKLTKKDHHSNSEKLKIWSHEGVLQLVEAYRTHMHMFSMTSLNSSQIWCKIAEALQDSGYTYTGELCKRKMQNLSTRYKSITENQENGRGRIKWSKWEYFDTMQDLFAGSPSGDTSFETSLDLSLPTDPDDDPLQVDEVKTEQDCLSPEYTDDSLQWSGVKTEFCHSSSEPDNYSLSWEDVKTEESSLFPEPVEDLLPWSGVKVELCSSSNTVH, from the exons atggaaCCGCACCCGAAGAGGAGGAAGCGACCCTCCTTCAGCGACGAGGAACTCCGCGTCCTCCTCCAAGAGGTGTCCAAGAGGAAGAAGGTTCTCTTAGGGAAATTCGACGCCATTTCCGTCACCGTCCAGAGCAAGGTCGAGGCCTGGGATGCTGTGACAGAGGCCATTAATGGGGTGAGCTGTgtcatgagggagagggaggaggtgaggaggaagttCGCGCACCACAGGTGGTTCGTGAAGAAGAAGGccaaggcgaaggggaggagag GGGGTAAGACAAGCGACGCAGATACCTTAAGCGACCCGGAGGAGGCAATGTTGTCGATGATAAGTGAGACCGTGAGCAACAGTCACTCAGGTGTTTGTGAATCTGAAAGTCCCTTGAGGTCTGTGTGTGAAG CAGACACTAGTGAAGCAGTTAGGCTGACGCCCTTGAGATCAGACATAGAAGACCACAGCGTAGGGAAAAGCGACTTCATCAGCTCCAATGCAGATCATTCATTAAGAGGACTTCGGAACTTTAGGATGAATAGGAGAGGAGCAGATAGTGTTCAAA AGCTTAATGATGACACTGAGGGGACCCCATTAAGAATAGAAAATGAAGAGACAAATCCAACTGAGACTGATATTAGTGACGTTGTTACGAGCAGAAGCACGATGGAAGGCCTACGACATTTCCGGATAGATAAGGAGGAAATTAGCAAAGATCAGA CCCTGTTGCTGCGGTATTTTAGGAAAGAAATGAAGTCCAGTGGAAATTCAAAATTAACCAAGAAGGACCACCACTCAAATTCAGAAA AACTTAAAATCTGGAGTCATGAAGGTGTGCTCCAACTAGTAGAAGCATACAGGACCCATATGCACATGTTCAGTATGACCTCTCTGAACAGCAGCCAGATATGGTGTAAAATTGCAGAGGCATTACAGGACAGTGGCTACACGTACACAGGAGAATTATGTAAAAGGAAGATGCAGAATTTAAGTACTAG GTACAAATCCATCACAGAAAACCAAGAGAATGGCAGGGGAAGAATCAAATGGAGTAAATGGGAATATTTTGACACCATGCAGGATCTCTTTGCCGGCAGCCCAAGTGGAGACACCTCGTTTGAGACCTCCTTAGACCTTTCATTACCTACTG ACCCTGATGATGATCCCTTACAAGTGGATGAAGTCAAGACAGAGCAAGACTGTCTTTCACCAGAATACACTGATGACTCTTTACAGTGGAGTGGGGTTAAGACAGAATTCTGTCATTCATCATCGGAACCTGATAACTACTCTTTATCATGGGAGGATGTTAAAACAGAGGAGAGCTCGCTTTTCCCAGAGCCTGTTGAGGATTTACTGCCCTGGAGTGGTGTCAAGGTTGAACTTTGCTCATCATCTAATACAGTACATTAA
- the LOC125044241 gene encoding uncharacterized protein LOC125044241 isoform X3: MLSMISETVSNSHSGVCESESPLRSVCEADTSEAVRLTPLRSDIEDHSVGKSDFISSNADHSLRGLRNFRMNRRGADSVQKLNDDTEGTPLRIENEETNPTETDISDVVTSRSTMEGLRHFRIDKEEISKDQTLLLRYFRKEMKSSGNSKLTKKDHHSNSEKLKIWSHEGVLQLVEAYRTHMHMFSMTSLNSSQIWCKIAEALQDSGYTYTGELCKRKMQNLSTRYKSITENQENGRGRIKWSKWEYFDTMQDLFAGSPSGDTSFETSLDLSLPTDPDDDPLQVDEVKTEQDCLSPEYTDDSLQWSGVKTEFCHSSSEPDNYSLSWEDVKTEESSLFPEPVEDLLPWSGVKVELCSSSNTVH, from the exons ATGTTGTCGATGATAAGTGAGACCGTGAGCAACAGTCACTCAGGTGTTTGTGAATCTGAAAGTCCCTTGAGGTCTGTGTGTGAAG CAGACACTAGTGAAGCAGTTAGGCTGACGCCCTTGAGATCAGACATAGAAGACCACAGCGTAGGGAAAAGCGACTTCATCAGCTCCAATGCAGATCATTCATTAAGAGGACTTCGGAACTTTAGGATGAATAGGAGAGGAGCAGATAGTGTTCAAA AGCTTAATGATGACACTGAGGGGACCCCATTAAGAATAGAAAATGAAGAGACAAATCCAACTGAGACTGATATTAGTGACGTTGTTACGAGCAGAAGCACGATGGAAGGCCTACGACATTTCCGGATAGATAAGGAGGAAATTAGCAAAGATCAGA CCCTGTTGCTGCGGTATTTTAGGAAAGAAATGAAGTCCAGTGGAAATTCAAAATTAACCAAGAAGGACCACCACTCAAATTCAGAAA AACTTAAAATCTGGAGTCATGAAGGTGTGCTCCAACTAGTAGAAGCATACAGGACCCATATGCACATGTTCAGTATGACCTCTCTGAACAGCAGCCAGATATGGTGTAAAATTGCAGAGGCATTACAGGACAGTGGCTACACGTACACAGGAGAATTATGTAAAAGGAAGATGCAGAATTTAAGTACTAG GTACAAATCCATCACAGAAAACCAAGAGAATGGCAGGGGAAGAATCAAATGGAGTAAATGGGAATATTTTGACACCATGCAGGATCTCTTTGCCGGCAGCCCAAGTGGAGACACCTCGTTTGAGACCTCCTTAGACCTTTCATTACCTACTG ACCCTGATGATGATCCCTTACAAGTGGATGAAGTCAAGACAGAGCAAGACTGTCTTTCACCAGAATACACTGATGACTCTTTACAGTGGAGTGGGGTTAAGACAGAATTCTGTCATTCATCATCGGAACCTGATAACTACTCTTTATCATGGGAGGATGTTAAAACAGAGGAGAGCTCGCTTTTCCCAGAGCCTGTTGAGGATTTACTGCCCTGGAGTGGTGTCAAGGTTGAACTTTGCTCATCATCTAATACAGTACATTAA